A window of Halomicrobium zhouii genomic DNA:
CGCACCCTCGACCGCATCGCCGACGCGCTGGAAGACTAGGGACGTTCGATTTCGTCGCACTCGACCGAATCGCAAATTGACTATTCCGTGTGATTGACGTCTACGACCCCTTTTTTCGACGTTCGACTATGAGTGGTCTGTTCAGTTCGTCCTGAATCGACCGATCGTGATCTGATGATGGCGAAGGAACGGGACTGAATCAACTGCTCACTGCACGCGGTATCCAATGACGGCTTTTATCGCAGAGGGAAATTGTGTTGGCGAAGTTGTGCTGAATAGAGGGCGAATGCAGCAGTGAGTACTCACGTGCACGAATCTCGTATGGACGAAGCCCGGGATCTTGGACATGGAAATCGTTCGAGAGGGCGCGTTTACCGGTCGAATGACAGTTGTAACACTCGCCGATCAATTTGCCGGGTTTCAGCCGGCGAAGAAAAGATCCGTTCGAGCGGCCAGAATTTGACGTCCCTCGCTTCCTCGCCCGGTATTACGCTCCCCTCGGTTTCCTCGTAGTCCACGACGTAGGTGATCATGTTGTAGTGCAATTCCCGATGAGTGCTGTGGACGACAGATAGGAGTCTCAGGTCGGCTGGCTTCGCTTCCACGCCAGTCTCCTCTGCGAGTTCTCGTGTCGCCGCATCTACTGGCTCTTCTTCAATCTCCGGATGACCGCCGGGAAGTTCCCATGCGTCTCTCCCAAATGGCTCCATCAATAGGACGTCCGTTTCATCTCTGACGATGACGTCTGCCGCAGGAACAGCGTTCCTGAAATGGACGTGTCCGCAGGCAGGACAGACCTTTCGCTCTCGTCCGTGAATCGTCTGCACAACCAGTTTCTCTCCACATTGGTGACAATACTCTGGCTCGACAGCGACCATAGCCGGGCCGTCACTACCAGATGTCATATCTCTGTCGAACCGCGGAGTGACGTTTCCATCCGGGACAGTTGCTTTAGTCGGCCCGAACCGAGAACATAGTGCGGTTGCCGCTATGAATGTATCAGTCTCGAACAATCGGTTCAGAGCAGTGGCCGGTAACGGACGGCGTCCACCGTGCTACAGTCCTGCTCTGTAAACAACAGGGCGTTCCTGACGAATATTTTGAATATGGCAAGCAGGCATGAAATCTGGCACTCCTGTACTGACCACACGAAGGAATTTTCGCACGCACCTGCCACTCGGAAACGTTCGTAAAGTAGGCAATAAAAACGTTCAAACGATACTCTCTCTCGCGTGAGCGACGGGCGCGCTACTCCTCGTACGCGAGGTTCATGACCCACTGGGAGAACGTGTCGCTGCTCGGGTCGATCTCCTCGTCGCCGACGAAGGGGGAAAGTTGGTCGCCGGCCATCAGCAGCGAGAAGTCCAGGTCGCGTGGGGCCGGCGTCAGGTAGTAGGTGTTGTGGCCCTCGTAGACGGTGTCCTCGCGCTGGATCATATCCTTCTCGAACAGCGACTCGACGATGCGGCTCCCCTTGCGGGAGGAGACGTCGAGTTCCTTCCAGAAGTCACTCTGGTGGATACCCCCGGATTCGCGGATGAGTTCGAGACCGGCACGCTCGTCGTCGGAGAGGTTCGCCTCGACGGCTGCCATGCTCATGTGAGTGTAATGGGACGGTGTGCGGCTTAAACCTGACTTTCGACCGGCCGGTACTCCGTCCGGCACGGCGGTCCGTCGGCGTAGCGGTGCGTCTGCTCGTCCTCGCCGAGCGTCAGGAGCGACGAGGACCGGGTCCCGAACCCGTCCCCGTGCACGCAGACGCCGTACTCGTGGTCCGAGACGGCCGTCTGGGCGCGGTCGAGCCACGACTGGCTGTCCTCGCCGGGCTTCGGCTGCAGGTGGTCACGCAGGCGGTCGGCGTTGGCGGCCTGGTCCTCGCCGGCCTCCTGGCGAACCTCGGGGATGCGGTACTGGCCGTCGGCGCCGACGTTGACGACGACGTGGACGCCGGGCTGGAGGTTCGAGACGGCCAGCTGGCCGTCCCACTCGAAGTACAGCGCGGCGTTCTCGTCGGCGACGACGAGGTTGAACCCGTCGTACTCGTCGTCTCGCACCGCGCGTTCGACGTACCGGGCCGCGTCCTCGGCCGTCTCGCTCCGGAGCGCGTCGCGGACGAGCAGGCCCCTGGAGCGCTCGCCGCCGAACGAGCCGTCGACCCAGCGGTTCGTGATAGCCGCGAAGACGCCGTGCTCGTTGTAGCCGATCCACGTTCCGCCGGCCTCCTCGTCGACCGGCGCGACGACGTCGGGTTCCCAGTCGCGGACGGCCGGGGGCGAAGATGGTCGTCCGACCTGTTCGTCACGGTTCGCTGCGACGGCGAGATAGTCGTCGAACGCCTGCCATGCGAAGACGAGGGTACACACGGTCCATCGTACGCCGGCGGCAGAAATAAGCCTCCCGTCGGCTCGCCACGCCCGACCGCTCACTCCTCGGCGAGCAGTGAACGGGCGCGCTCCCTGTCGACGGTCCCCGAGGCGGTTCGCGGCAGCGCCTCGGCGAATCGCACGGTCTTGGGCACCTCGTAGTCGGCCAGTTCGTCGCGACAGCGGTCCCGCAGTTCGGAGACGGAGAGCGTGGCGTCGGACCGTTCGACGAGCGCGCCGACGCGCTCGCCCCACTCCCGGTCCGGTATCCCGACGACCGCGACGTCTTCGACGCCCGCTAACTCGCGAATCGTGGCCGCCACAGCGGCGGGCTGGACGTTCTCCCCGCCGGTGACGATCTGGTCGTCGACGCGGCCGACCACCCAGAGGCGGCCGCCCTCGTCCCGGTAGCCCAGGTCACCCGTCTCGAAGCCGCGCGGACCGAACGCAACCGCGGTGTGCTCTTCGTCCAGGTAGCCGGGCGTGACCGTCGGTCCGTCGACGACGATCTCGCCGACGTCACCTGTCGGGCGGGGTTCCTCGGAATCGTCGACGATGGTGACCGTGGTTCCGCGAAGCGGCGTTCCCACCGTGCCCCGGTGCTCGAACGCCGTCTCGGGGAGCGCCGTCGCGACCTGCGATGCGGTCTCCGTCGCGCCGTAGGTCGGACAGACGGGAACGCCGCGCGACTCGCAGCGGTCGACCAGGGACTCCGGCGTCGGCCCGCCCCCGAGCAGGACGAACCGGAGGTGATCCGGCGGCGTCCACCCGGCGTCGAGCAGCCGCTTGAGCATCGTGGGGACCAGCGAGACGCAGGTGACGTTGTGGTCCTCGATAACGCGCGCTGTCGCGTCGGGATCGAATTCTGACTGGAGGACCGTCGTCGTCCCGTAGAGCGTCGACCGAACGAGTGGAGCGAGCCCGCCCATGTGGTACATCGGCAGGCAGACGAGCCAGCGGTCGTCGGGGGCGACGCCGAGCCGGTGGGCCGACCCAACCGCGCTCGACACGAGATTGTCCAGCGTGAGTCGGACGCCCTTCGGGTCGCCGGTCGTACCCGAAGTGAACATGAGCAGTCGCTCCGCGTCCGCGGCGCAGTCGACCGGCGTCGCTTCGTCACCGGAGCCGGGTGCGAGCGCGTCGACTGCAGGAGAGTTCGGCTCGTCGACAGTCACGACGTGAACGCCGTCGGGAGCGACGTCGACGGCGGTCGTCTCGGTGTCCGCAGAACAGACCAGCACGTCCAGCCCTGCGCGGCTCGCCTGCGTCGCGAGCGTCCCCGCGTCCACGCGAACGTTCAGGAGCACGGCGGCGGCGCCGGCGCGCGCCGTTGCGAAGTACAGTTCGGCGAAGCGAACGCCGGTGTTCAGCATGAATCCGACGCGGTCGCCTGGCCCCAGGTCGAAGCTCGACTGAAGGCCAGCGAGACGGCGCGCGACCCGGCGATCGAACTCGCCGTAGCGCCAGCAATCGCCGGATTCGGCGTCGACGAGCGCGGTTTCGTCCGGCGTCGCCTCTGCCCGGGCGCCCAAGAGGTCCGCCGTCGGGTAGTCGAGTGGGGCATCGACCGGCCACTCGCCGGGTCCAGGAAGCGTCACGGTCCGACCTCCGAGGGATCCATCCCGAGACCGGGTGACTGCGGAACAGTAATTCGACCGTCGTCGACAGGCGCCGGGTCCGGACCGAGGTCCTCGGCCAGCAGTTCGGCCGTCGCCAGCCCGCAGGGGGCGACGTCCGGAATCGCCGCGGCGACGTGGACTGCCGCGGTCCGCGCGACGACGCCGTCGACGGTCGTCGTCACGACGGGTTCCACACCCGCGTCGCGAGCGCGCGTCGCGATGGTGTGTGCGTCCCCCGGCCCGCCGAGGACCATCGGCTTGACGATCAGGACGTCTGCCGCGTCGCGTTCGAGGACCTCGGCGACGCGGTGGTCGACGAGCGTCTCGTCGACCGCGACGCCGACGGGGCCGCCAGCGAGGTCGGCCAGGCCGTCGAGGTCGTCGGCCGGGAGCGGTTGCTCGACGTACGCCACGTCGAGGGGGCCGAACTCTTCGAGGGCGGACACGGCCTCCTCGCGGGACCACGCGGCGTTCGCGTCGGCGCGGAGCGTCACGCCGTCGCCGACCGCCTCCCGGACGGCACGGACGCGGTCGACGTCCGCGGCGACCGGTCGGGCGCCGACCTTCAGCTTCAGGCAGTCGAAGCCGCGGTCGACGGCGGTCTGAGCCCGTTCGACCGTCTCGGACGCGTCGGCGTCGCCGATCGTGGCGTTGACGGGCACCGATTCGCATCGGCGGTCCTCGTCGAGCCACTGGTAGAGGGGGACGCCCTCTGCGCGAGCGTCCGCGTCGAACAGCGCCGTCGTGAACCCGTGCCGGGCGGCCGGCGCGTCGGCGACTTCCAGGTCCAGCAGCGCCGAGGCGTGCCCCTCGGATTCGGCGGTTTCGAGCGCCCGACCGAGCGTCGACCGGCAGGCCGACAGGGACTCGGTCCAGCCGGGCAGCGGCGTCGCCTCGCCAAGGCCCGTCTCGTCCCGGTGATCGTACCGGGCGAGCAGGCCCTGGCGCGTTTCGATGGGGCCACTGGCCGTCTCCAGGGGCGTCGACAGCGCGAGGGAGAACTCGTCGATACTCATAGGAGGGCAGGGGCGGCGAGGCCGGCGGCGAACAGGAGCGAGTGGGCGAACAGCGTCTGGCCCACCCGTTCGAGCGCCGGATTCAGCGCCTCCCCGTCGGTTCGACGCATGACTGTCCGCCCAACAGAGAGCGCGAGTGGGAGCGACAGCAGCGGTGCGAGCGCCCAGAGCCCGAACCGGTCGTCCAGTGCGAGAAGCACCGGGACGACGTAGGCCATCCCGACGAGAAGAGAGAACTCGACTCGGCTCGCCCGGTAGCCGAGCATCACCGCGAGCGTTCGCTTCCCGGCTTCGGCGTCAGTTTCGCGGTCCCGGACGTTGTTGACGACGAGGAGGGCCGTCGAGAGGCCCGCGGCCGGGAGGCTCGCGACGACGGCGGTGAGCGGGAGGGTGTCGGCGGGAAGCCCGAGGGGGAAGAGGCCCGCGTCGGCGAACGTGACGGCCTGGACGTAGTAGGTGCCGGTCACCGCGACGAGGCCGAAGTAGACGAAGACGAACAGGTCGCCGAGGCCGCGGTAGCCGTATGGGTAGGGACCGCCGGTGTAGAGGACGCCGGCGAGGATGCTACTCAGGCCCACGACGAGGATGGGCACGCCACCGATGGCGACGAGGTAGACGCCGACGACGACGGCGAGGGCGTAGGTCGCGACCATCGCGAGTTTGACCCGCTCGGGCGGGATGAGGCCGCCTGCGGTGACCCTGGTGAACCCCTCGCGGTCCTCGGTGTCGGCGCCCTTCACGGCGTCGTAGTAGTCGTTGGCGAAGTTCGTCCCGACCTGGATCAACAGCGCCCCGACGAGCGCGGCGACGGCGGGGAGCCAGGCGAACACCCCGTCGTGGACGGCCAGGCCCACGCCGACGACGACGGGCGCGGACCCGGCCGGGAGCGTCTGGGGCCTGGCCGCCATCAGCCAGGCCTTGGTCTTCGAGACGTCAGCGTCTGCGGTAGCCATTGGGGAAGTGTGGGGACTGGTGCACGTTCAAGATTGGCATCTCGTCGTCGGGCAGGGTCCCGCTGGTACGGGAAACGGATCGTTCTGCCAGCCCGCAGTGGCGACGGGTCGACTCGGATGGATTACAGGATACTTGCCAGGGGCGTGCCAGATACATCAGCAAGCCGAGTGGTTACACCGGACGCGTTCGTACCCGACTGACGCATGGTCGAGACGTACCACGTCGCCTTCGTCATCTTCGGTCTCGCCATCTTCGCCGCCGTGGTGTTACCACGGTTGCTCATGCACCGGCCGATGTCCCTCCCGATCATCTACGTCGGCGCCGGCTTCGTCCTCTTCGCGATCCCACACGGTGTCGGGCCGCCGGACATGGTAGAGAACTCCGTCGTCGTCGAACACCTCACCGAACTCGTCGTCATCGTCTCGCTGATGGGGGCCGGCCTGAAGATAGACCGGCCGTTCTCCTGGCGCGGGTGGGGAACGACGTGGCGGCTCCTGGGAATCACGATGCCGCTGACCATCGGCGCCGCCGTGTTCCTGGGGTGGTGGGTCCTCGGGCTCCACGTCGCGACGGCGATGCTCCTCGGAGCAGTCGTCGCGCCGACTGACCCAGTCCTGGCGTCGGACATCGAGGCCGGCCCGCCGCTCTCCGAGGTGGAGGAGGAACCCGACGTCCAGCAGGAACACTCCGTCAGGTTCGCGCTCACCTCCGAAGCGGGGCTCAACGACGGGCTGGCGTTCCCGTTCACGAACCTCGCTATCGTCCTGGCGGCCGCGGCTGCTCCGGCGACGCTCGCCTGGGTGGGAGAGTGGACCCTCTACTACGTCCTCTACAAGATAGTCGTCGGCGTGCTCGCTGGCATCGTTCTGGGATACGCTGGCGGGCTGGTCATCTTTCGACTGCCGGCCTCCTCGAAGGTATCGGAGGCGCTCGCCGGCGCCGAAGCCCTCTCCGGCACGCTGTTCATCTACGGCGCGACGGAGATAGTGGGTGGATACGGCTTCCTCGCCGTGTTCGTCGGTGCGCTCGTGGTCCGCAAGTTCGAGTGGGAACACGACTACTACCGCACTCTCGACGAGTTCGCCGTGATGGTCGAGCGCCTGCTGATGGCGGTCGTCCTCGTGCTGTTCGGCGGCGCGCTCGCGGGCGGATTGCTCGCCCCGCTCACGGTGACTGAAGTCGGCATCGGCCTCGCCCTGCTGCTCGTCGTCCGGCCAGCGGCAGGGATGATCGGCCTGCTCGGTTCCGGCCTCTCCTGGCCCTCGCGGGCGATCGTCGCTTCCTTCGGCATCCGCGGCATCGGGTCGTTCTACTACCTCTCGCACGCGCTGAACGAGGCGTCGTTCACCGAACTGGAACTCGTCATCGCCGCCGAGCGCCTCTGGGCGCTGCTGGGCTTCGTCGTCCTC
This region includes:
- a CDS encoding class I adenylate-forming enzyme family protein gives rise to the protein MTLPGPGEWPVDAPLDYPTADLLGARAEATPDETALVDAESGDCWRYGEFDRRVARRLAGLQSSFDLGPGDRVGFMLNTGVRFAELYFATARAGAAAVLLNVRVDAGTLATQASRAGLDVLVCSADTETTAVDVAPDGVHVVTVDEPNSPAVDALAPGSGDEATPVDCAADAERLLMFTSGTTGDPKGVRLTLDNLVSSAVGSAHRLGVAPDDRWLVCLPMYHMGGLAPLVRSTLYGTTTVLQSEFDPDATARVIEDHNVTCVSLVPTMLKRLLDAGWTPPDHLRFVLLGGGPTPESLVDRCESRGVPVCPTYGATETASQVATALPETAFEHRGTVGTPLRGTTVTIVDDSEEPRPTGDVGEIVVDGPTVTPGYLDEEHTAVAFGPRGFETGDLGYRDEGGRLWVVGRVDDQIVTGGENVQPAAVAATIRELAGVEDVAVVGIPDREWGERVGALVERSDATLSVSELRDRCRDELADYEVPKTVRFAEALPRTASGTVDRERARSLLAEE
- a CDS encoding mandelate racemase/muconate lactonizing enzyme family protein, with product MSIDEFSLALSTPLETASGPIETRQGLLARYDHRDETGLGEATPLPGWTESLSACRSTLGRALETAESEGHASALLDLEVADAPAARHGFTTALFDADARAEGVPLYQWLDEDRRCESVPVNATIGDADASETVERAQTAVDRGFDCLKLKVGARPVAADVDRVRAVREAVGDGVTLRADANAAWSREEAVSALEEFGPLDVAYVEQPLPADDLDGLADLAGGPVGVAVDETLVDHRVAEVLERDAADVLIVKPMVLGGPGDAHTIATRARDAGVEPVVTTTVDGVVARTAAVHVAAAIPDVAPCGLATAELLAEDLGPDPAPVDDGRITVPQSPGLGMDPSEVGP
- a CDS encoding NUDIX domain-containing protein, with product MVAVEPEYCHQCGEKLVVQTIHGRERKVCPACGHVHFRNAVPAADVIVRDETDVLLMEPFGRDAWELPGGHPEIEEEPVDAATRELAEETGVEAKPADLRLLSVVHSTHRELHYNMITYVVDYEETEGSVIPGEEARDVKFWPLERIFSSPAETRQIDRRVLQLSFDR
- a CDS encoding 1,4-dihydroxy-2-naphthoate polyprenyltransferase, which translates into the protein MATADADVSKTKAWLMAARPQTLPAGSAPVVVGVGLAVHDGVFAWLPAVAALVGALLIQVGTNFANDYYDAVKGADTEDREGFTRVTAGGLIPPERVKLAMVATYALAVVVGVYLVAIGGVPILVVGLSSILAGVLYTGGPYPYGYRGLGDLFVFVYFGLVAVTGTYYVQAVTFADAGLFPLGLPADTLPLTAVVASLPAAGLSTALLVVNNVRDRETDAEAGKRTLAVMLGYRASRVEFSLLVGMAYVVPVLLALDDRFGLWALAPLLSLPLALSVGRTVMRRTDGEALNPALERVGQTLFAHSLLFAAGLAAPALL
- a CDS encoding NRDE family protein, with amino-acid sequence MCTLVFAWQAFDDYLAVAANRDEQVGRPSSPPAVRDWEPDVVAPVDEEAGGTWIGYNEHGVFAAITNRWVDGSFGGERSRGLLVRDALRSETAEDAARYVERAVRDDEYDGFNLVVADENAALYFEWDGQLAVSNLQPGVHVVVNVGADGQYRIPEVRQEAGEDQAANADRLRDHLQPKPGEDSQSWLDRAQTAVSDHEYGVCVHGDGFGTRSSSLLTLGEDEQTHRYADGPPCRTEYRPVESQV
- a CDS encoding helix-turn-helix transcriptional regulator, producing MSMAAVEANLSDDERAGLELIRESGGIHQSDFWKELDVSSRKGSRIVESLFEKDMIQREDTVYEGHNTYYLTPAPRDLDFSLLMAGDQLSPFVGDEEIDPSSDTFSQWVMNLAYEE
- a CDS encoding cation:proton antiporter, which produces MVETYHVAFVIFGLAIFAAVVLPRLLMHRPMSLPIIYVGAGFVLFAIPHGVGPPDMVENSVVVEHLTELVVIVSLMGAGLKIDRPFSWRGWGTTWRLLGITMPLTIGAAVFLGWWVLGLHVATAMLLGAVVAPTDPVLASDIEAGPPLSEVEEEPDVQQEHSVRFALTSEAGLNDGLAFPFTNLAIVLAAAAAPATLAWVGEWTLYYVLYKIVVGVLAGIVLGYAGGLVIFRLPASSKVSEALAGAEALSGTLFIYGATEIVGGYGFLAVFVGALVVRKFEWEHDYYRTLDEFAVMVERLLMAVVLVLFGGALAGGLLAPLTVTEVGIGLALLLVVRPAAGMIGLLGSGLSWPSRAIVASFGIRGIGSFYYLSHALNEASFTELELVIAAERLWALLGFVVLASVLIHGVTASPVMDAFERWEERTRPVREARADGTGGGSGDEDSDAQ